TTGATTGTTTGAATATATTTACAGGAGATACTGGGCTTGTAATATAACTGTTATATTCACTAAATAAATTAGGCGTTGTCATTAGTTTTACAGTGTCATAAGATGTTTGTATTAATTGCCAATCATAACTTTCGCGTTCTACAACAAAACGAGCGAGCCAATATTTATCTAACTCTTCACCATAGCTTGTTTCTTCTGCATTTTTAAGAGGCTTAACAATATCGGTATAACCCGTATTGTTATCAACACGAATAGCAAAAGGTTCAACGGTTTTTAAAGGAGTTAAAAGAGCTACGGCTATTACACTTCCTAAGCCAATTAGAAGTCCTAATCCTCCAAAAACTAATCCCACTTTTCCCATAGTCTTATGAAAATTAATGCGATCTTTTTCGAATTTATTGACGCTTTCAAAATGCTTTTTAGCTCTCTTGCTTGCTTCTCTTTTGGTTTTAGCATTGGTTTCTTCAGAAGACTCCTGATAATTTTGATCAAGAATTTCTTGTTTATTTTTATTAAATAACTTCATTATTTAGTTCCCTTTTTTGTTTTGTTTAGCATTTTCTTCGTAATAGTGTGAATTGTTAATTTGAATCCAATCGCCTTTTGGCTCTTTCACTTTAGGCGGTGAGTTTGAGCAAGCAGAAAGAAAAGCGATACTTAAAAATAGTATTGATAAGTTTTTCATTTTTAACCTCTAATTTAATTACTAGTACTAGCTGAGCCTTTTCCTCTAAACTTGTTCCAGGTTTTATTTGCTCCGCTTTTGACATTGGTTGTAACGGTATTTCCTATTGCTTTTGCTCCTTTTCCTAATCCTAAAGCTCTAGCTGCTTTGGTAAATCCACTTCCGCTAATTGTAAATGGGCTAATACCGACACCCCCTGTTAATGATGATACTAATGTTGGGATTTGATTTATGGCTAGTGTAATGATGATAACTGATATAAGGATTGTAGCTGCTCCACCTATTATTCCTTCGGAAGATGTATCTGTAACTGCAACTGAAGTAATAACATCAGCAGCTATTTTAGCTGCCAATGAATACATAACATTTAGTAGTATGTAATTTAAAGCTAATCCTGTAAAAGAGGTAAATAGATTTCTAGTTGCAGGAAATACAGCGAAACAAAAGAATAAAATACCAACGGATAGTAATAGTGTTACCATTATCTTAGCGATTAATAAATTGATAGCGATAAATAATGTGAAAATGGTTTGACTAAGCCATAAAGAGAATCGAGCAGGAGCTAATTCAGCCCAAACTCCAATATAGGTTTCTGTAATGCCAATATCTTCTAATCTATCTCTAAGTGTTTTTAAAGGAGCTTCAAAAAGGTTATAAACAGTATCTACCGCTGATACACTAGATGAACTAGTTCCAGTTAATGCAGAAGCTATTTGATCTCCTGAGTTTTGTACAAAAGGGATCACATAATCATAATAATAATTACCAGCATAAGTAAATGTTCCTACAACAGCAAATAATAATAACGCATTTGTCATTTCTTCAATAATAAAGTCTTTTTTTGTATAGAGTTTATATACTAGAAATAGTACATATAGTAAAAAACAAGACATTATTAATGGTTTTATTGCGGAACCTATTGCCTGGGCATTATTTGCAATAGGATCTTGGAATTTTGTTACCATTCCATTATAAATATCACCAATGAAACTCATTTATTAGTCCTTATTTACTGAATTTACTATGGAAGTTTTCTCTACCTTGTCGTATAGATTGTCTAAAATTCTCTATATCGGCATTACGTTGAATTTCTTCTTGAGCTTTAAATTGTTGTTCTGCTTGCATTAAAGCGGTTTGTTCTTGATTAAATTCAAGTTGTAATAATGCCAATTTATTTGCAACATCAGCCTTTTGGGCCGGTGTAATTGCAGAGTCATTTAATACCTTTATTTGATTTAAATTATTTAGACGTTTAATAGTGTTTTTATAATTACGTTCAGTTCTTTCTGCGTATGCCATTAAACTATCAAACTCTTTTTGTAAGCCTGAATTTGGGGTTTTTAAACCGTATTTATCACGTAATCCAGTGAGGCTCATTCCATCAGTTAAAATATCTCTTGCATTTTCAGGAAGTGAATTTAAGAATTGGTCGTTATTAATAATATCGCTTAATTTCCAGTTACCCTCAAGGCGGTTCTTAGTATCTTCAGCAAAACGTTTAGCTTGTTCAATTTGTGAATGTAAAGCGTCTAATTGCTCTTTTAATTGAGCTAATGTTTTTAAATTTTCTGCAATAGTGGTTGCAATACCAGCGGCATCAACGGTTGGAATACCGCTTGCTAATGCAGAATTAGTTGTTATTGCTATAGCTGCTGCGATTAAGGTTGTTTTAAATAACTTTTTCATAATGAACCTCTATAAGTTTTGTTGGGAATTTTGTTTTAGTGCTGCTTTTTCTTTTTTTATTTCTTCCATTCTTTCAAGGAATAAGGGTATCCAAATATCAGGATCATCTCCGTAAATAGATCGAATTTTTTCACATTCCTGTTGTCCTAACGTTGAGCCTGAGATGATAGGTAGGAATTCTTTGCAGTGAGAAAGATCAAAATGGGCAAGCGTGCTTGAACCGCTTTGTTTAACTAAGAATTTACGGCTTTCTTTGTCTAAGCCTTTTAGTAAATAAAAGTCTTTGCGAGATAGTCCTATTCGCTCATAACTTCCTTTATACTCAGCGTCTGGATTAGGTAACATAATTTTTGTTGAAGTTTGTTCTACAATAGGTTCAAAAATATTTGATCGAATTGCGTCAGCAGGTGATTGTGATACTAACCCTAAAAACTCACCTGTTAAGCGTCCAGTTTTTAATGTACGCTTAATCATTTGTTCAGTTGTTGGATAGCTACAAGGAATGTAAAATTCTTCTACAATGGAGAGAAGCAAACGACCAGATTTTTTCATTAGATCTTTGTAGTAAAGCAATACTGAAAATAAAGGTTCTGTTCCCTCGTGACCTTGAGTTTCTAAGAAAGTTGTTGTATCAAATCCTATTTTGTCAAAATCATAAGGGTTAAACAGATTTTTGGGGCTATCAACAATCCAAGCTAATTCTCCGCCCTCGAAGTGCGACCATTTACGTAATCGAATATAAAGAGGCGTAGAGCGAGGAATTACCTGTAAAAGCATACTGAAACGACGTTCTTCAATATCTAATTTCATCACGGCGTCCACGGCTTCTTTAATTAACATTCTATCTTCATCGGAAATTAAACCATTATGATCTCTAGAACAACTAATTACCCAAGAATAAAGGAATTGTAGTAAATCTTGACTGGCGACTTCTTCAAGTTGAAATGGGTTTAAACCTGTATCCACTCCGCTTTCAAAAGTAAAATATGTCGCACCATAAGCTCGCATATATAATTCCGTAGATCGTTTATAATCCATTACAAATAACTGAGGGTTAAAACGTTGTAAAAATGCGACTATTGTTGCTTCTAAGGTTGTTTTACCTGTACCAGTAGCTCCTAACATTAGGAAATGTCCGGCAATAAATTCACCTAACGCATTCACTTTTAAAGGTGTGTAGTGAGTATTAAGGTAATATAACCCTTGAGTAGGGGTCTTTAATGGCATAATTGCTGAACCATCACCGATAGGATTACCTAATGCTTTACCACTAAAATAATTATGTAATGAAAATCCACATACTAAACTAGTGCTTCCTCTTACGCTTGATAAAGGTCTAAATTTAGAATCTGGCATTATGCTTAAAAAAGCATAAATGGATTCAATAGCAGCTCTAGACCAACGTGCTCCTCTACCTTTATCTGTAAACGCGGAAATAACTTTAGCTCCATTATCAACAGCAGCTTTTGCTGTTTCACCAAAAATCAAGATTGAAGCCTGATAATCACCAAATGCGATTTCACCTGAGCTTAAATAAGCTCTAGCTTCTTCTAATTCTTCAAGTTGATATGTAGCACTATCTCCAGAAGAAGAAAGTTTATTTTCTTGAATTTCGATTGCACGGATTGATTTTTGTGCAGTAGTAAAAATAAAAGATTGGGATAAAATAAATTCATAGGGAAGTTCTAACAGAAAATCCCACATTCCAAGAGTTGTTCTTGCTGGATAGCTTTTTAAAAAATATGCTGTACCATATTTTGATATAGTGCTTTCTTTATTTCTTATTTCAAAATAGTCATAGTTGAAGAATAAATCGCTATTACAAACAGAGTCTAAAACTTCGCTATCATTTAGAGTAATAGTTTGATATGTACCATTTAATAGATAAGACAAAAATTCGTTATTTTCACAAATACTAACAGAATCAGTGATATCCAGAATTGATAGTAATTTTCCGTCATAGCGATTTAGTAAAGTATTAGCTTGAGCTAAAATACTGTCGCAGCTTGCTAAACCGTCATTAAGATCATTATATTTTAAAACAAAAGTAATGAAATAACTTGTTTTAAAGAAATTTTGATTTGTAAAACCTGATAAGTATTTATCAGTAAAATTTTGGATAAATTTAGAATGAAATTTATATTTTTGTTCTAATTCATCTCTTTTTTTAACTATATGTGTCCATATAGCAAGTTTACCGCCATATTCTTTTCCTAAATTTAGGAAAAAATCATCTAAACTTGAAAAGTATGTTTTTAATTCTTCATCTGATACGGAAGTAAATGATGTCCCCTCTAATTCAACGGTAAATAATAGTTTATCGCCTCCGAGAGTAATTACATAATCATTAATATTAGCTCTGTATTTTGGCAATAGTGTTTCTATTGCCTTAGAGTTTTTTAAATTGTCTATTTGCATTATACACCTTTCTACTTGCACCATTGCTTGATAAATGAATGATTGGATTACCTTGGGAAAGCATTAATAAATAGGCTCTAATACGCCATTTAATAAATGCTAAAGCGTTTGGATCATCTTCACAGATTATTTTGATGAAAAGTAAAAACATTAGACCGAAAATAGGTAATATCCAAGAGTAGTAACCTAGTTTGAGATAAAATCCTCCAAAAAGGCTTAAAATGATAAATAAAGTGGTGAAAATACCTAAGAGCATTGGTACGCCATATACCATAGCTGGGCGATTCATTCCGTTAAATGACGGGAAAGAATCATCATCATTATTGTTCATTTATTCCTCGCTTAATTTAATGACAACCCTGTTTAAAAGATTAAACAGGGTAAGGATTTTTAGCTAAAAATACTCCAAGCGTAATCGCCAAGGGCAATCGCTCCACCTGCAATAGCACAATACATTACAGCCATTGCTACATCACCCCAACCTTTTCGACCTAGGTAAGCCATAACTACATTAAAAATAATGTAGCCAGTAGCAACGATAGCAAGCCATTTATATGCTGATGTTTTTAACTCACTTGTTGCTGTGATTCCTGAGTCTAGTCCACCTGCTGCGAACACATCAGGGCTTATTAGAGTAGAAAGTAGAGTAATTATTAGAATTGAAAGAAAAGTTATATTTTTTGTTAAGGTCATATACGTTTTCCTTAAGTTTTTTATTGAAAATCCTCAAAAATATCCCAAGCTTTCACTTTTTTAGATGATTGTTCAGAAGATTTATGTGATCTGCCCCCCAAAAGTTGGACTAACTAACCAACAGATTAAGGAGCAGATTTTTTATGACAAAATATAGCCAAGACTTTAAACAACAAGTGATTGATTTCTATTTTCAGCATAACAACGAACTTGCCCACACTTGTCGCCATTTTAACCTCGCGAAAAAGGTAGTAAGATGCTGGCTCCGCTTATTTAATTATGCTGGAAAAGAGGGATTAAAAGTGCGGCAGACCCGACAGGTTTATTCTCCTGAATTTAAACTTCAGGTACTTGAACCCATTCTGCGTGGAGATTGTACCGCCGAGCAAGCGATGGTTGACTTTGGTTTGTCTAATACAGGGCTTATCAGCCAATGGTTGAAAAATTATTTAGAACAAGGTATAAACGGGCTATTGTCGAAAAAACCTCAAGGTTCAAGCAAAATGAAAACCAAATACCCCCAAATGCCACCGCCACCGAAAACCGAAGAAGAACGCTTGCGTTATCGTATTTTAGAGCTTGAGGCGGAGGTCGCCATTCTAAAAAAGTGGCAAGAGTTAAGCCAGCAAAAAATCCGGAAAAAGCCGAAATAGTTAAGGCATTACGCCAACATTTTCCTTTAGAAATCTTGCTGACCTTGACAGGATTGAAACGGAGTACATTCTTTTACCATTTGCCGCCAAAAAGCGAGAAAAATGCGGAAATCACCGAGAAAATTCTGGAAATTTACGAGGAAAATCAGGGAAATTATGGCTATCGGCGTGTTTGTGCTGAATTGCGTAAGTCTATGATGATTAATCATAAAAAAGTGCAAGCGATTATGCAGCAGTTAGGCTTAAAAGGGAAATGTGTTCAGCAAAAATACCGCTCTTATCGCGGAAAGGTGGGCGATATTGCGGACAATCTTTTGCAACAAGATTTTCAGGCGAAAGCCCCTAATGAGAAATGGGTAACCGATGTGAGCGAATTTAAGTGTAAAGAGGGCAAGCTATATTTATCACCCATAAAGGATTTATTTAATGGGGAAATTATTGCTTATGATATTTCTCGCAGTGCGAATTTTGAGCAAATTAGGCGAATGATGGGGCAAGCTATTGCCAAACTTGATGGAAGCAAGCCGATACTGCATTCCGATCAGGGTTGGCAATATCAGATGATAGGTTATCAGCGATTATTGCAAGAAAAGGGTATCCGCCAGAGTATGTCTCGGAAAGGCAATTGCCTTGATAATAGTGCGATGGAAAGTTTTTTCGGGCGGTTAAAAACGGAATGTTATTTTGGTAAGGTTTTTGAGCGTTTTGAGCAACTGGAAACGGCGTTGCATGAATATATTGCATATTACAACAATAAACGTATTCAAGCTAAATTAAACGGATTGAGCCCGGTGGCGTATAGGGTTCAGTCATTGATGAGGTAAGTCTAAGTTTTTGGGGTCAGATCAATGAGGGGCTTTTTCTGAAGTGATATAATTATCTTCTTCAGTCAATGGTTTCATAGCAGGGACTTTATAGTTTTTAGCTATGGTCTCATTGATTCTATCTACATAAGAGGTATTGTTATTATCGGGTTTAAAACCTCTTGTTTCGTTTCCAGAGTAATAGCAAGATGATGCTATACGGAGTAGTTCTTGTTCATTTTTTTGAGGATTATTTTTTTTAGCGTTTATATAACAGTCTTTAAAGATATTTGCTCCTACCTCGATATTTTTACAAGCGTTAAACATATTTTCTTGCGTTATGCCGTAAGTTTTGAAATTGGTACTATTTACTTGCATTAAACCCACTGAATAGCTTTTATGATATTTTGGAGGTGTTTCTAAAGCTGTAATGATATTAAGTGCTTCTGATTCAGTGTTAGGCTGTTTGAATTGTAATTTATTTTCGCTAGGTGTATTTGGAGCATAAACAACAGCAATAGCATAAGGATTTCTACTGCTTTCTACTCCAATTAATGTATGCAATGTTTCTGGGGCTACATCAGCAGCACATTGAGCAAATAAATTAAATAACATATTTATAGAAAGCGTAGCCATAAAGTAACCTATTGATTTTAAAATAAAAATTTTGTAGTTTCGGCAACATTATGTTATAATGTTTTGGCGTTTTTTTTTGCCAACAAAAAAAACTTATCAGTCTGCTAAACTAATTAGATTTAGAAAAAATCACACCTTTTGTATTTTTAAAATTATTTCCTTCAAATTCACCCAATAAATTGCCTTTAGAATCATAAAGTTGATTTTGGTTTTTTATTTGAGCAGATACACTGAACTTCTTTCCTTTATAAATTTCTGTCGTGAATTTATAGTCTTCAGAAGATTTTATTTTTTCTAAAATTAGAATTACTCCGCTATCACTTGCATATGTTCCGTTATAATTTGTAGCTTCCTTATCGTTACAAGCTGATAAGCCAAAAGCCAGTAGTGCAGGGATAAGTAACCTTTTAAATTTCATTTTTTGTTCTCTTTTTTAGCTGATTGTTGTTCCTGAAAATCTTTTACATACATATCGATAATTTGAGGGCTTAAGAAATGATCTAAGACAAAATTCATTACGCTACTAGGTCTTATCACTTTTCCGCATTTAGTGCTTATTTCTAGAGCCAGGGATTCTGCTAATATTTTTCTTGCTCTAGATATTCTAAGACTTGTTGAGTTCTCGTACTTTAATTTCATTCTATCCTCTCTTTAAAAAAAGTAAAGTGTATACAGTAGATCTTTACATTTTTAGTCTAAAATTTTGATGCCCCTTATTTTGCATTCTACATTGTTTTAAAGTAATTATGAATAAAAATTTTGATAGGAAGTGGATCTTTATATTGA
Above is a genomic segment from Volucribacter amazonae containing:
- a CDS encoding VirB3 family type IV secretion system protein; this translates as MNNNDDDSFPSFNGMNRPAMVYGVPMLLGIFTTLFIILSLFGGFYLKLGYYSWILPIFGLMFLLFIKIICEDDPNALAFIKWRIRAYLLMLSQGNPIIHLSSNGASRKVYNANRQFKKL
- a CDS encoding conjugal transfer protein TraC, with the translated sequence MTLTKNITFLSILIITLLSTLISPDVFAAGGLDSGITATSELKTSAYKWLAIVATGYIIFNVVMAYLGRKGWGDVAMAVMYCAIAGGAIALGDYAWSIFS
- a CDS encoding conjugal transfer protein TraE; amino-acid sequence: MQIDNLKNSKAIETLLPKYRANINDYVITLGGDKLLFTVELEGTSFTSVSDEELKTYFSSLDDFFLNLGKEYGGKLAIWTHIVKKRDELEQKYKFHSKFIQNFTDKYLSGFTNQNFFKTSYFITFVLKYNDLNDGLASCDSILAQANTLLNRYDGKLLSILDITDSVSICENNEFLSYLLNGTYQTITLNDSEVLDSVCNSDLFFNYDYFEIRNKESTISKYGTAYFLKSYPARTTLGMWDFLLELPYEFILSQSFIFTTAQKSIRAIEIQENKLSSSGDSATYQLEELEEARAYLSSGEIAFGDYQASILIFGETAKAAVDNGAKVISAFTDKGRGARWSRAAIESIYAFLSIMPDSKFRPLSSVRGSTSLVCGFSLHNYFSGKALGNPIGDGSAIMPLKTPTQGLYYLNTHYTPLKVNALGEFIAGHFLMLGATGTGKTTLEATIVAFLQRFNPQLFVMDYKRSTELYMRAYGATYFTFESGVDTGLNPFQLEEVASQDLLQFLYSWVISCSRDHNGLISDEDRMLIKEAVDAVMKLDIEERRFSMLLQVIPRSTPLYIRLRKWSHFEGGELAWIVDSPKNLFNPYDFDKIGFDTTTFLETQGHEGTEPLFSVLLYYKDLMKKSGRLLLSIVEEFYIPCSYPTTEQMIKRTLKTGRLTGEFLGLVSQSPADAIRSNIFEPIVEQTSTKIMLPNPDAEYKGSYERIGLSRKDFYLLKGLDKESRKFLVKQSGSSTLAHFDLSHCKEFLPIISGSTLGQQECEKIRSIYGDDPDIWIPLFLERMEEIKKEKAALKQNSQQNL
- a CDS encoding IS3 family transposase (programmed frameshift); translated protein: MTKYSQDFKQQVIDFYFQHNNELAHTCRHFNLAKKVVRCWLRLFNYAGKEGLKVRQTRQVYSPEFKLQVLEPILRGDCTAEQAMVDFGLSNTGLISQWLKNYLEQGINGLLSKKPQGSSKMKTKYPQMPPPPKTEEERLRYRILELEAEVAIPKKVARVKPAKNPEKAEIVKALRQHFPLEILLTLTGLKRSTFFYHLPPKSEKNAEITEKILEIYEENQGNYGYRRVCAELRKSMMINHKKVQAIMQQLGLKGKCVQQKYRSYRGKVGDIADNLLQQDFQAKAPNEKWVTDVSEFKCKEGKLYLSPIKDLFNGEIIAYDISRSANFEQIRRMMGQAIAKLDGSKPILHSDQGWQYQMIGYQRLLQEKGIRQSMSRKGNCLDNSAMESFFGRLKTECYFGKVFERFEQLETALHEYIAYYNNKRIQAKLNGLSPVAYRVQSLMR
- a CDS encoding virB8 family protein, giving the protein MKLFNKNKQEILDQNYQESSEETNAKTKREASKRAKKHFESVNKFEKDRINFHKTMGKVGLVFGGLGLLIGLGSVIAVALLTPLKTVEPFAIRVDNNTGYTDIVKPLKNAEETSYGEELDKYWLARFVVERESYDWQLIQTSYDTVKLMTTPNLFSEYNSYITSPVSPVNIFKQSKKIKVQILSVSFINNVGQIRFSKQVVDSNGEADLNIPTTYWLATASFDYKHKIELEKDRRINPLGFQVTGYRVDSENLIKKDK
- a CDS encoding lytic transglycosylase domain-containing protein, whose translation is MATLSINMLFNLFAQCAADVAPETLHTLIGVESSRNPYAIAVVYAPNTPSENKLQFKQPNTESEALNIITALETPPKYHKSYSVGLMQVNSTNFKTYGITQENMFNACKNIEVGANIFKDCYINAKKNNPQKNEQELLRIASSCYYSGNETRGFKPDNNNTSYVDRINETIAKNYKVPAMKPLTEEDNYITSEKAPH
- a CDS encoding type IV secretion system protein gives rise to the protein MKKLFKTTLIAAAIAITTNSALASGIPTVDAAGIATTIAENLKTLAQLKEQLDALHSQIEQAKRFAEDTKNRLEGNWKLSDIINNDQFLNSLPENARDILTDGMSLTGLRDKYGLKTPNSGLQKEFDSLMAYAERTERNYKNTIKRLNNLNQIKVLNDSAITPAQKADVANKLALLQLEFNQEQTALMQAEQQFKAQEEIQRNADIENFRQSIRQGRENFHSKFSK
- a CDS encoding type IV secretion system protein, producing MSFIGDIYNGMVTKFQDPIANNAQAIGSAIKPLIMSCFLLYVLFLVYKLYTKKDFIIEEMTNALLLFAVVGTFTYAGNYYYDYVIPFVQNSGDQIASALTGTSSSSVSAVDTVYNLFEAPLKTLRDRLEDIGITETYIGVWAELAPARFSLWLSQTIFTLFIAINLLIAKIMVTLLLSVGILFFCFAVFPATRNLFTSFTGLALNYILLNVMYSLAAKIAADVITSVAVTDTSSEGIIGGAATILISVIIITLAINQIPTLVSSLTGGVGISPFTISGSGFTKAARALGLGKGAKAIGNTVTTNVKSGANKTWNKFRGKGSASTSN